A genomic window from Thermococcus sp. includes:
- a CDS encoding nucleotidyltransferase domain-containing protein, with protein MRRKSSTSSKVLQSVSPEIESFVRRIVDYFNGDVTVILFGSRARGDYNRASDYDLIVISRKLSGNFLRRTKPLYELNDEFLPVDVLAYTPAEFLRALENLSPSALDAMREGIVLYDNGFYEVARRHFEELKRKGMRKERYWVMRA; from the coding sequence ATGCGGAGGAAGTCCTCAACTTCGTCAAAAGTACTGCAGAGCGTCTCGCCGGAGATTGAGAGTTTTGTGAGGAGGATAGTCGACTACTTCAACGGTGACGTCACGGTTATTCTCTTCGGCTCCAGGGCGAGGGGTGACTACAACAGGGCAAGCGACTACGATCTGATAGTAATCTCCAGGAAGCTGAGTGGAAACTTCCTTCGCCGTACAAAGCCACTCTACGAGCTCAACGATGAGTTTCTGCCCGTTGATGTGCTCGCCTACACTCCAGCGGAGTTTCTCAGGGCACTTGAAAACCTCTCTCCTTCAGCCCTCGATGCCATGAGGGAGGGGATAGTCCTTTATGACAACGGCTTCTATGAGGTTGCCAGGAGACACTTCGAGGAGCTGAAGCGGAAGGGAATGCGGAAGGAAAGATACTGGGTGATGAGGGCTTAG
- a CDS encoding HEPN domain-containing protein — protein MGFAPIGHSITRLLRNLRDEGVDVPRELFHRAMELDRNYIAPRYPDAYPEGSPFEYYSEDVAREMIDYAEEVLNFVKSTAERLAGD, from the coding sequence ATGGGGTTTGCCCCCATCGGCCACTCCATAACGAGACTTCTCAGAAACCTGCGGGATGAAGGCGTTGATGTCCCCAGAGAACTGTTCCACAGGGCTATGGAACTTGACAGGAACTACATAGCCCCGAGATACCCCGATGCCTATCCGGAGGGTTCCCCCTTCGAGTACTACTCGGAGGACGTGGCCCGGGAGATGATTGATTATGCGGAGGAAGTCCTCAACTTCGTCAAAAGTACTGCAGAGCGTCTCGCCGGAGATTGA